One window of the Mytilus galloprovincialis chromosome 14, xbMytGall1.hap1.1, whole genome shotgun sequence genome contains the following:
- the LOC143059642 gene encoding caspase-3-like, with product MALTCLTKDILVDICSDLDSVDMDNLKFLMKDVAGLHKLMPATNALDLFSAIENNKHVAFHNGRFLAECFELMGRTDLVGRLGLNPTQIEKEMGQHNDSVRPFRILLYKISKDLTSDDVELLASFSLRVFKLTQQEKATIKSALDLFVLLEKRGIIEIDHTNLLKEMVKSLENRGDLVDLVDKYQGPPVSIYEMTSKPRGICVIINNKKFIKMKAREGTDVDQARLEATFKKLEFKIAVYKDLTVKNMADVMKDISIMDHSKFNALVVCVLSHGGENFIYRMDDRGGRQLVHGDGDRLIQGNFVYGVDDKPIPIRYLTMYFQSSKCKTLANKPKLFFIQACQGENMEPAVLLKSDLQMDGPSVDDSIDLDVAPVSENTEEKDAAPHASDNQKVIPDESDFLLGYATVFGYVSYRSRSQGSFYVKSLTENLDNHADTLDLQALMVKVTHDVSEENIGEQAKKQVPMTQITLRRLLFFFPDNLK from the exons ATGGCTTTAACCTGCCTTACTAAAGACATACTAGTGGACATATGTAGTGATTTAGATAGTGTTGATATGGACAATCTAAAATTCCTAATGAAAGACGTGGCAGGTCTACATAAGTTAATGCCAGCAACCAATGCCTTAGACTTGTTTAGTGCTATTGAAAACAATAAACATGTTGCCTTTCATAATGGCCGGTTTCTTGCAGAATGTTTTGAGTTAATGGGACGAACAGATCTCGTCGGGCGACTTGGGTTGAACCCAActcaaattgaaaaagaaatggGCCAACATAATGACAGTGTCAGACCTTTTAG GATTTTACTTTACAAAATATCCAAAGATTTGACATCTGATGACGTAGAACTTTTAGCTTCCTTTTCTCTCCGTGTATTTAAACTAACGCAACAAGAGAAAGCAACTATCAAATCAGCATTGGACCTATTTGTACTTCTAGAAAAAAGGGGGATAATAGAAATAGATCATACAAATCTATTGAAGGAAATGGTGAAATCTCTGGAGAACAGAGGAGACTTGGTAGATCTCGTTGATAAGTATCAGG GTCCACCTGTATCAATTTATGAAATGACGTCAAAACCTAGAG GAATATgtgtaataataaataataaaaagtttatcaaAATGAAGGCCAGAGAAGGTACAGACGTCGATCAAG ccAGACTAGAAGCAACGTTTAAAAAACTTGAGTTTAAGATTGCAGTTTACAAAGATTTGACAGTTAAAAATATGGCGGATGTTATGAAGGACATTTCGATCATGGACCATTCAAAATTTAATGCACTTGTTGTGTGTGTACTGTCACATGGTGGAGAAAATTTCATATATAGAATGGACGATAGAGGAGGAAGACAACTGGTTCACGGAGATGGTGATCGCCTGATACAAGGAAATTTTGTGTACGGCGTAGATGACAAACCTATTCCGATAAGATATCTAACAATGTATTTCCAATCATCAAAATGTAAGACGTTAGCAAataaaccaaaattattcttcatTCAGGCTTGCCAAGGAGAAAACATGGAACCTG caGTGCTTTTGAAATCTGATCTTCAAATGGATGGCCCATCCGTTGATGACTCCATTGATCTAGATGTTGCTCCCGTGTCAGAAAACACAGAAGAGAAGGACGCAGCTCCGCATGCGTCAGATAACCAGAAAGTGATTCCTGATGAATCAGACTTTCTTCTTGGATACGCCACAGTATTTGGCTACGTATCCTATAGAAGTAGATCACAGGGTTCATTTTATGTAAAAAGTCTGACAGAAAATTTGGATAACCATGCTGACAC GTTGGATTTGCAAGCGTTAATGGTCAAAGTAACTCACGATGTCTCCGAGGAAAATATAGGAGAACAAGCAAAAAAACAAGTTCCAATGACACAAATAACACTGCGGAGATTACTCTTTTTCTTTCCAGATAACTTGAAATGA